The Chloroflexota bacterium genome window below encodes:
- a CDS encoding galactokinase, giving the protein MLAITARQELNRVYGTAATLVAAAPGRVNLIGEHTDYNDGYVLPMAIDRAVVMAAVPRDDQQVRLWSVNFGQEAEFSLHEITRDSQASWSNYVRGIAWVLQKAGYPLRGMDAVIVGDVPIGAGLSSSAAIETVAAYIFERLSGFSLTGPERARLCQQAENEFVGMRCGIMDQFVASLGQRDHALFIDCRDLHFRHVPLPEGVAIAVCDTHVSRDLVSSAYNTRRAECEQGAQLLGVRALRDVSLRTFQEKERGLPEPIRRRCRHVISENERVLRAMEALERGDVQTAGALINESHESLRDDYEVSCKELDVMVAAARAVEGVYGARMTGAGFGGCTVNLVAAEAVEAFRRRVAATYREVTGIEASIYVCMATDGVRELG; this is encoded by the coding sequence ATCTTAGCCATCACTGCTCGCCAGGAACTGAACCGCGTCTATGGCACAGCGGCGACCTTGGTCGCTGCCGCGCCGGGTCGTGTCAACCTAATTGGCGAGCACACTGATTACAATGATGGCTACGTGCTGCCCATGGCCATTGACCGCGCTGTGGTAATGGCAGCCGTGCCACGGGATGATCAGCAGGTGCGTTTGTGGTCAGTGAATTTCGGCCAAGAAGCCGAGTTCTCGCTCCACGAGATTACCCGCGACTCTCAGGCCTCCTGGAGCAACTACGTGCGTGGCATCGCGTGGGTGTTACAAAAGGCAGGCTACCCACTGCGCGGGATGGACGCAGTCATTGTTGGGGACGTACCCATCGGCGCAGGACTGAGTTCTTCTGCCGCCATAGAAACTGTGGCTGCGTATATCTTCGAGCGGCTAAGCGGATTCTCATTGACCGGGCCGGAGCGAGCACGTCTGTGCCAGCAAGCCGAAAACGAGTTTGTAGGAATGCGCTGTGGCATTATGGACCAATTCGTGGCATCGTTAGGGCAACGAGACCACGCCCTGTTCATTGACTGCCGTGATCTGCATTTCCGCCACGTACCGCTGCCGGAAGGTGTCGCCATTGCAGTGTGCGACACTCATGTATCACGAGATCTGGTGAGTTCAGCCTACAATACCCGGCGGGCGGAATGTGAGCAAGGCGCACAATTACTCGGCGTCCGCGCTTTGCGAGATGTCTCCTTGAGGACATTCCAGGAAAAGGAGAGGGGATTGCCCGAACCAATACGTCGGCGATGTCGCCACGTCATCTCCGAGAACGAGCGAGTGTTGCGGGCCATGGAGGCATTAGAGCGAGGGGACGTGCAGACCGCCGGTGCTCTCATAAACGAATCTCATGAGAGCCTACGCGATGACTACGAAGTCAGTTGCAAAGAGTTGGATGTAATGGTCGCAGCGGCGCGGGCAGTGGAAGGCGTGTACGGAGCGCGGATGACCGGTGCGGGATTCGGTGGGTGTACCGTGAACCTGGTGGCGGCGGAGGCAGTGGAGGCATTTCGCCGCCGCGTAGCCGCGACTTACCGGGAAGTAACCGGCATAGAAGCAAGTATTTACGTCTGTATGGCAACAGATGGAGTGAGGGAACTCGGCTGA
- a CDS encoding helicase-associated domain-containing protein: MMKDLESCLAGYPTVMLDAIAAGWGLTFTDETSAERVALLASRMTTPQQMSVMVESLGQPERAALEEILASGGVIKSYLLTRKYGTVRRMGPGRMEWVRPWENPANPLERLCYLGLVYRGYGTVGEYRGEIFFIPPEIATLLPRMELPETPFLIETVQQPKQFDLNNDALAEDIFAMLAYTRREDVRARRHLLFREAVTRLKARLTNQEPERLIFAQHLCRQGGLLKVQDGFLRPSRRAIEWLESEPTMRLHDLFEIWRTDPTWNDLWQVKSIYCEETGWSNDPLGTRERFLKHLARCPMDQWVSTASFVAAIKAADPDFLRPDGDYESWYIRDAESGQYLRGFSNWDRVEGALIRYYLSKPLFWLGAVALGRQSENNERPECFRLTPRGAAWLGLVPETEEVVQSVPLTIGEDFTITASPGTTFVDRYRLERFADWVGCEGAAHRYLLSRQSVWKAMSEGITTRQILGFLRRASGGAVPPSVDVAVHGWGEGFRQVTVRQAAILQTRDAGVMRDLRAMPRLARLLGATISPTEVLIEPRKIAEVVQILREMGFWPHVEGIR, translated from the coding sequence ATGATGAAAGACCTTGAGAGTTGTCTGGCCGGATATCCGACAGTAATGCTCGATGCCATCGCCGCCGGATGGGGGCTAACTTTCACAGACGAGACGAGCGCTGAGCGTGTGGCCCTGCTCGCTTCCAGGATGACTACGCCCCAGCAGATGTCCGTTATGGTCGAATCCCTGGGACAGCCGGAGCGTGCCGCCTTGGAGGAAATCTTGGCTTCGGGCGGCGTCATCAAGTCCTACCTGCTCACGCGCAAATATGGCACGGTGCGACGGATGGGGCCTGGGCGAATGGAATGGGTGCGTCCATGGGAGAATCCAGCCAATCCATTGGAGCGACTGTGCTATCTGGGACTGGTGTACCGAGGATACGGCACAGTGGGCGAGTATCGTGGTGAGATTTTTTTCATTCCCCCTGAAATTGCAACACTACTGCCGCGAATGGAACTGCCGGAGACGCCGTTTTTGATTGAAACAGTACAACAGCCAAAGCAATTTGATTTGAACAACGATGCCTTGGCTGAGGATATATTTGCTATGCTGGCCTACACTCGGCGTGAGGATGTGCGAGCGCGCCGTCACCTCCTTTTTCGCGAGGCTGTGACACGCCTAAAAGCCCGTCTCACCAATCAAGAACCCGAGCGCTTGATTTTTGCCCAGCACCTCTGCCGTCAGGGCGGGTTACTGAAGGTGCAGGATGGTTTCCTGAGACCCAGTCGCCGGGCTATCGAATGGCTCGAAAGCGAACCAACCATGCGGCTTCACGACCTATTTGAGATCTGGCGCACGGATCCGACCTGGAATGATCTCTGGCAAGTAAAAAGCATCTACTGCGAAGAGACTGGGTGGAGTAATGATCCTCTGGGTACACGTGAAAGGTTTCTGAAGCACCTGGCACGATGCCCAATGGATCAGTGGGTTTCCACCGCCTCCTTTGTGGCTGCAATCAAGGCGGCGGACCCAGACTTCCTGCGGCCCGATGGCGATTACGAGTCATGGTACATCCGCGATGCCGAGAGCGGGCAATACCTCAGGGGTTTCAGCAACTGGGACCGGGTTGAGGGAGCGCTCATCCGCTACTACCTGAGCAAACCATTGTTCTGGCTGGGGGCCGTGGCATTGGGTAGACAGTCCGAAAACAACGAGCGACCAGAGTGTTTTCGATTGACACCGCGAGGAGCGGCCTGGCTAGGCCTGGTTCCAGAAACGGAGGAGGTCGTCCAATCAGTGCCTTTGACTATCGGCGAGGATTTTACCATCACTGCGTCGCCAGGCACCACATTCGTCGATCGCTACCGCCTGGAACGTTTCGCCGATTGGGTGGGGTGTGAGGGAGCAGCACATCGTTACCTGTTATCCCGCCAGTCTGTATGGAAGGCGATGAGCGAAGGCATCACAACAAGGCAGATACTGGGTTTTCTCAGAAGAGCCAGTGGCGGCGCGGTTCCTCCCAGCGTGGATGTGGCTGTCCATGGATGGGGGGAGGGGTTCAGACAAGTTACTGTCCGGCAAGCGGCCATTCTGCAAACCCGCGACGCTGGGGTAATGCGCGACTTGCGAGCCATGCCCCGCCTGGCCCGACTTCTGGGGGCGACGATATCGCCCACCGAGGTGTTGATCGAGCCCAGAAAGATAGCGGAGGTAGTACAGATATTGCGCGAAATGGGCTTTTGGCCCCACGTGGAGGGGATCAGGTGA
- a CDS encoding DUF5615 family PIN-like protein yields MIRLYMDEDSMDRALVRALRARGVDITTALEEGMIERADEEHLDYATAQGRVLYTLNVADFYRLHMSYLAQGKTHAGIILARQQRYSVGEQMRRLLKLVATKSAEEMRNQVEFLGAWG; encoded by the coding sequence ATGATTCGCCTCTACATGGATGAGGATTCTATGGATCGTGCGTTAGTGCGTGCGCTTCGAGCACGTGGCGTGGATATCACCACAGCTCTCGAGGAAGGGATGATTGAGCGCGCTGACGAGGAACACCTCGATTATGCAACTGCCCAGGGGCGCGTGCTGTATACGCTTAACGTGGCAGACTTCTACCGGCTTCATATGAGCTATCTGGCTCAAGGCAAGACCCATGCAGGGATCATCCTCGCGCGCCAGCAACGGTACTCCGTTGGCGAGCAAATGCGTCGGTTGCTGAAGCTAGTCGCCACAAAATCGGCGGAGGAAATGAGGAACCAGGTAGAATTCCTTGGTGCATGGGGATGA
- a CDS encoding DUF433 domain-containing protein: MSTITDIGTLIVRSPKMRGARPYIAGTGVTVRRIAWWYKQGISPEEIADRIGHVTLAQVYAALAYYHANRDEIEADLATEENEAEALERQYIQAKGSTR, from the coding sequence ATGAGCACAATTACCGATATAGGAACCTTAATCGTGCGATCGCCTAAAATGCGTGGTGCTCGGCCCTACATCGCCGGTACGGGCGTTACAGTGCGACGCATTGCATGGTGGTACAAACAAGGAATCAGCCCAGAGGAGATTGCAGACCGGATCGGACACGTGACTTTGGCACAGGTGTACGCGGCCCTGGCCTATTACCATGCTAATCGGGATGAAATTGAAGCAGATCTGGCAACTGAGGAAAATGAGGCAGAGGCATTAGAGCGGCAGTACATTCAGGCCAAAGGTAGCACCCGATAA
- a CDS encoding YifB family Mg chelatase-like AAA ATPase encodes MLARVTSCAITGLDGALVQVEVDFGHGLPGPVIVGLPDTAIQESKERVRSAIKNSGCIFPNRRIIVNLAPADLRKEGPAYDLPIAVGILIASGQITADVSGSLFVGELSLDGTLRHTDGILPMVAVAREYGIRRVYVPEPDAPEAALVQDMEVIPVPNLASLVVHFNGLRALQPHHSDIDLSELVGTSCPVQFQDVKGQEHVKRALEVAAAGAHCVLMIGPPGAGKTLLARALPSILPSMTFDEALEVTKIYSISGLLPADRPFITQRPFRAPHHTISHAGLVGGGHWPRPGEISLAHRGVLFLDEFPEFGQRVLEVMRQPLEDKVVTISRSTGTLTFPANFMLVAAMNPCPCGYFGDPVKECTCSFAEINRYQKRISGPLLDRIDIHVEVPRVEYDKLTDDRLGEPSSAVRERVERAREIQRQRFAGTRLLTNADMGPADVREYCVMEETGRQLLRAAMQQLGMSARAFHRILKLARTIADLEGVETIQTQHIAEAIQYRPRRQT; translated from the coding sequence ATGCTCGCCAGGGTCACCAGTTGTGCGATCACTGGGCTCGATGGGGCTCTGGTGCAGGTAGAGGTAGATTTCGGTCACGGGCTGCCTGGGCCGGTCATTGTTGGCCTCCCCGATACTGCAATCCAGGAATCAAAAGAGCGTGTCCGTTCGGCGATCAAAAACTCCGGCTGCATTTTCCCAAACCGACGCATCATTGTGAACCTGGCCCCCGCTGACCTGCGCAAGGAAGGCCCCGCCTACGATCTTCCCATTGCTGTCGGTATCCTGATTGCTTCCGGCCAAATCACAGCCGACGTCAGCGGCTCCCTCTTTGTTGGCGAACTCTCCCTAGATGGCACGCTTCGACACACCGACGGCATCTTACCCATGGTGGCTGTCGCCCGCGAATACGGCATCCGCAGAGTCTACGTCCCTGAGCCGGATGCACCTGAGGCAGCCCTCGTGCAGGACATGGAGGTCATCCCTGTTCCCAATTTGGCCTCCCTCGTAGTTCACTTCAACGGCCTCCGGGCTCTACAGCCACATCACTCTGACATTGACCTGTCGGAATTGGTGGGGACGAGTTGTCCAGTGCAATTTCAGGACGTGAAGGGCCAAGAACACGTCAAACGGGCGCTGGAAGTGGCAGCAGCCGGGGCCCACTGTGTCCTCATGATTGGTCCCCCGGGCGCGGGCAAGACACTCCTGGCCCGCGCCCTCCCCTCTATCCTGCCCAGTATGACCTTTGACGAGGCACTAGAAGTCACCAAGATATATTCTATCTCCGGCCTCCTCCCCGCAGATAGACCTTTCATTACCCAGCGTCCCTTCCGCGCACCTCACCATACTATCAGTCACGCGGGCTTAGTGGGCGGAGGCCATTGGCCCCGGCCAGGCGAGATCTCGCTGGCTCACCGCGGCGTCCTCTTCCTCGACGAGTTCCCAGAGTTCGGCCAACGGGTGCTCGAGGTGATGCGGCAACCCCTGGAGGACAAAGTAGTTACCATCAGCCGCTCCACAGGCACGCTGACCTTCCCGGCGAATTTCATGCTCGTCGCAGCGATGAACCCTTGCCCCTGCGGCTACTTCGGTGACCCGGTGAAGGAGTGCACCTGCTCCTTCGCCGAAATCAACCGCTACCAGAAGCGTATCTCTGGGCCCCTCCTCGACCGCATTGACATCCACGTGGAGGTACCCCGCGTGGAGTACGACAAGTTGACCGACGACCGCTTGGGGGAGCCTTCTTCTGCGGTGCGCGAGAGAGTGGAGCGGGCGAGGGAGATACAACGGCAGCGTTTTGCCGGAACGCGATTGCTGACTAACGCCGATATGGGGCCGGCGGATGTGCGGGAGTATTGCGTGATGGAAGAGACGGGACGGCAACTCCTGCGCGCCGCGATGCAACAGTTGGGGATGAGCGCGCGGGCTTTCCACCGCATCCTCAAACTCGCGCGCACTATCGCCGACCTGGAGGGTGTGGAGACCATTCAGACGCAGCACATTGCGGAGGCGATTCAGTACCGGCCGCGAAGGCAAACATGA
- a CDS encoding response regulator transcription factor, which translates to MLIVSPHLLWLDKMRAILERAGIKTHIAADLTAALAFIDEEWPDVVVIEEQFLEIGGQSLIARLREGDWSPVILPTSLGPGSNESPYRALRAERELQRIEAIVFRLEGAFNIPGSLKIHLGDLSIDLARKEVTFQQRKVPLPPVQFRLLSYLALNAERVVDYRELVREVWGYQGSESEARELLKNQIYLLRRRFGWHEENGAYLQSVRGFGYMLTAPQHSAH; encoded by the coding sequence GTGCTTATTGTGAGCCCACACTTGTTATGGCTGGACAAGATGCGTGCCATTTTGGAGCGCGCCGGAATCAAAACGCACATTGCCGCTGATTTGACGGCTGCCCTTGCGTTCATAGACGAGGAATGGCCCGATGTTGTGGTCATTGAGGAGCAATTCCTGGAGATAGGCGGTCAGTCGCTCATCGCTAGGCTTCGCGAGGGGGACTGGTCCCCGGTTATATTGCCGACCTCCCTCGGCCCTGGCAGCAACGAGTCGCCGTATCGCGCGTTGCGTGCCGAGCGCGAATTACAGCGCATCGAGGCTATCGTATTCCGTCTGGAGGGGGCATTCAATATCCCAGGCAGTCTGAAGATCCATCTCGGCGATCTCTCCATTGATCTGGCTCGCAAAGAAGTAACATTTCAACAGCGGAAAGTTCCCCTGCCACCTGTACAGTTCCGCCTGCTCAGTTATTTGGCCTTGAATGCCGAACGGGTGGTGGATTACCGCGAACTGGTCCGCGAAGTGTGGGGTTATCAGGGCAGCGAGAGCGAGGCCCGGGAGTTGTTGAAGAACCAAATCTATCTCCTCCGCCGAAGGTTCGGATGGCATGAGGAAAACGGTGCTTATCTACAATCGGTACGTGGGTTTGGCTACATGCTCACCGCGCCCCAGCACAGCGCCCATTAA
- the ablA gene encoding lysine 2,3-aminomutase encodes MREKGEFEEPPGSNKPSQSARSRRAWVWRDVPDAQWNDWRWQMRHRITELEQLKMVIRMTPEEEEGVRAALRRLRMSITPYFASLMDPEDPECPIRRQVVPTAKELEFSEADMSDPLSEDAQSPVPGLVHRYPDRVLILVTDQCASYCRHCTRRRLVGVKTERMRTEQMDRVIAYVAGHAEVRDVLISGGDPFILSEDVLEYLLRGLRRIPHVEIIRLGTRTPVFLPQRITPELVGMLRKYHPLWVNIHFNHSKEITPETAEACARLADAGIPLGSQTVLLRGINDCPHIIKDLMHNLLKIRVRPYYLYQCDLSQGIAHFRTSVSKGIDIIEHLRGHTSGLAVPTFVLDAPGGAGKVPIMPQYLISMSDRAAVVRNYEGAISAYPQPEGYISQCPANCRECVGRVQQRLSVASMLDGQAVLKRPQPDQTVEPSKTEVTEAGQLIDLPALAAGVPTCVRST; translated from the coding sequence ATGAGAGAGAAAGGAGAGTTCGAAGAACCTCCTGGTAGTAACAAGCCGTCCCAATCCGCGCGTTCGCGCCGGGCTTGGGTCTGGCGTGACGTCCCCGACGCACAGTGGAACGATTGGCGGTGGCAAATGCGCCACCGCATCACGGAACTTGAACAACTCAAGATGGTGATCCGGATGACACCCGAGGAGGAAGAGGGGGTGCGTGCTGCCCTTCGCCGCTTGCGAATGTCCATCACGCCGTATTTTGCGTCTTTGATGGATCCGGAGGACCCAGAGTGCCCTATCCGTCGGCAAGTGGTCCCCACAGCGAAGGAACTCGAGTTCAGCGAGGCCGATATGAGCGACCCGCTGAGCGAAGACGCACAGTCGCCAGTCCCAGGGCTGGTGCACCGCTATCCTGACCGGGTGTTAATTTTGGTCACCGATCAGTGTGCGTCTTACTGCCGGCACTGCACGCGACGTCGCCTGGTGGGAGTGAAGACAGAGCGAATGCGGACTGAGCAAATGGACCGCGTCATCGCCTATGTGGCCGGTCACGCCGAAGTACGCGATGTGCTCATCTCCGGGGGCGACCCGTTTATCCTGAGCGAGGACGTGCTGGAATACCTGTTGCGCGGGCTGCGTCGCATCCCCCATGTGGAAATCATCCGCTTGGGGACGCGCACTCCGGTTTTCCTGCCACAGCGCATCACGCCCGAACTCGTGGGCATGCTGCGAAAATATCATCCGCTGTGGGTCAACATCCATTTCAACCATTCTAAGGAGATCACACCAGAAACAGCCGAAGCATGTGCCCGGCTGGCGGATGCAGGCATCCCCTTGGGCAGTCAGACTGTGCTCTTGCGCGGCATCAACGATTGCCCGCATATCATCAAGGACCTGATGCACAATCTGTTGAAAATTCGCGTGCGGCCTTACTACCTGTACCAGTGCGACTTGTCACAGGGGATCGCACACTTCCGCACCTCGGTCAGCAAAGGCATTGACATTATCGAGCACTTGCGCGGTCATACCAGTGGCTTGGCTGTCCCGACGTTCGTTCTGGATGCGCCCGGGGGCGCCGGCAAGGTCCCCATTATGCCACAGTACCTGATCTCGATGTCTGACCGAGCTGCTGTGGTCCGCAACTACGAGGGCGCTATCAGTGCCTACCCGCAACCCGAAGGTTACATTAGCCAGTGTCCTGCGAACTGTCGGGAGTGTGTTGGTAGGGTACAGCAGAGGCTTAGCGTGGCCAGCATGCTCGATGGTCAAGCCGTTCTCAAGCGGCCTCAGCCGGATCAGACAGTAGAGCCAAGCAAAACAGAGGTAACCGAGGCAGGTCAGTTGATAGATTTGCCTGCGCTTGCCGCGGGGGTGCCCACATGCGTGCGCTCCACGTAG